AGCAAACGACGGCCACCGCGATGTCCGATGATGTAACCGAGATTGTCTCCCAAGGTTGCCGCGACGATTCCTACCAGGATTACGTAGGGCAGGCGCAAATTGTGCTCAGAAAAAGCAAGAAAGCCGGCCAAAAGAAGGACCGTCTCTCCAGGAACGGGGACGCCGGCGTTCTCCAGCAGCAACATCACTGCCACCGTGAGGTAGCCGTGTTGGTTGAAGTGCTGCCGGAGGATTGCTAAAAGGTGTTCTCCCATGCTTATTCCAGAACTGCATCTCGCAACAGCTTCTCATAGTTGCCGCGGCTTACTGTCTAATGTCTCGGTGCCGCTCTTGTTGACCACAAAATCAATCAAGGCGCGATTGAAATCGTGCGGCATTTCTTCATATGGTAAGTGACCCGCACCGTGCAGCATTATGAGATTACAATTTTCGAACTGCTCCCTGAGGCGGGACGCCGAACTGGGAAGAACGGCGCGGTCGGCCGAACCCCAGATCAGTAAGGTGGGGATGGATGCAATCTTTGGTAGAAGGAATTGCAATTCCTTCAGGTCTTTGCGCCAGGTACGCACCACCGACAGGGGATATTCGATTGCACCGGGAATTTCGAAGGGGGCGGAGTAGCCTTCCAACGTTCCCGGCGGGATGCGGCTAGTGTCCCCATACAATCGCTGGAGAACCCGTCCATAGGCGAATTGGCTGTGCGGAGCTACTGCGCGGACTAGCGACGCGCCAGTCGCGGTCCCCAGAACTCGCGTAATCCACCGCCCGTGTGACGACCAGGGATTCACTGGCGCGACCAGTGTTAGTCTCCCAACCTTTACACGATCTTGTTGGGCGCAGATGGCGGCAAGCATCATGGCAATCGCGCCTCCGTGGGAAGTACCGACTACACCACAGGCAGTAATTCGTAATGCCTCAAGGAACTGGAGCACCCGCAATGCGGTTGCGCGCAGGGAGCAATCGAGTCCCGGCGGGCGATCTGAAAAACCCGCACCCAGCAAGTCGGGAGCGTAGACAGTCCTGTGCTTCGCCAAGACAGGTAAATTAAAACGCCAGGAGAATGAGTACCCCAGAAGTCCGTGGATAAAGAGAAGCGCGGGACCAGTTCCGCCACACAGGTAGCGGATGTGCGAACCTTGAAGGTCCAGACCGAGTTCCTCTATGCCTTCCGGAAGGTTGAGCCCGGTATGCGAGTGGCCCGCGGGTGATGACATCAATTTCCGCGGGCAGCTGCGGCCTTTGCTGACTTGGCTTTGCCCAGGAGTTTGCGCAAGACGCGAATGCCGCGGTCTACATGCTTTTCCTGCAGCAGGAAAGAGGGCAGAAAACGCAACACCGTATCCTGGGTGCTATTGAAGACAACACTTTCCGCGAGCGCCTGTTCTACGATCGGCCTGGTAGGAACGTCCAATTCAATCGCCTGGATGAAGCCTCGACCGCGCACTTCCTTGATCATCTTGAACCGGTCTTTGAGTGCGGCGAGGTTTTGCTGAAGGTAATTTCCCACCCTGGTAACCTGGTCGAGCAGATGTTCTTCTTCGAGAACCGAGAAATACTCGAGCGCCACCCGGCAGGCGAGTGGACCACCGCCAAACGTGGTTCCGTGCTGCCCGGTAGGGATTGCGCCGGCAAGCTCTTCTCGCACAATAAATGCGCCTAGCGGTAGCCCGGCGGCAATGGGCTTGGCGACAAGGACGACGTCCGGCACCACTGGCGTCTGCTGAAAAGCAAATGTGCTACCGGTCCTTCCGAGGCCGCACTGAATCTCGTCGAAAATAAGTACGGCGCGGCTTCGGTCGGCCGCCGCCCGAGCGGCTTGCAGAAATTCCGGCGAGCACTCACGGATGCCACCTTCTCCTTGAATCGGCTCAAGGACAATGGCACAGGTGTCGGCATCGACCGCCCGATCCAGCGCAGCGGCGTCGTTCAACCGCACAAAGCTCACGCCGGGCAGCAGAGGCTCGAAAGGACCGCGATATTTCTCTTGACCGG
The DNA window shown above is from Terriglobales bacterium and carries:
- a CDS encoding alpha/beta fold hydrolase — its product is MSSPAGHSHTGLNLPEGIEELGLDLQGSHIRYLCGGTGPALLFIHGLLGYSFSWRFNLPVLAKHRTVYAPDLLGAGFSDRPPGLDCSLRATALRVLQFLEALRITACGVVGTSHGGAIAMMLAAICAQQDRVKVGRLTLVAPVNPWSSHGRWITRVLGTATGASLVRAVAPHSQFAYGRVLQRLYGDTSRIPPGTLEGYSAPFEIPGAIEYPLSVVRTWRKDLKELQFLLPKIASIPTLLIWGSADRAVLPSSASRLREQFENCNLIMLHGAGHLPYEEMPHDFNRALIDFVVNKSGTETLDSKPRQL
- a CDS encoding aspartate aminotransferase family protein, which translates into the protein MPTLEEIANLERRYLLATYSRYPLAIARGKGVFVYDMDGRRYLDFVGGLGVNALGHAHPRIVKVIREQAARVIHVSNLYYNEFQGRLAEKLCQLSGLNRVFFANSGTEAMEGALKLARAAGHSRGGDQKSKVVALDGSFHGRTFGALSLTGQEKYRGPFEPLLPGVSFVRLNDAAALDRAVDADTCAIVLEPIQGEGGIRECSPEFLQAARAAADRSRAVLIFDEIQCGLGRTGSTFAFQQTPVVPDVVLVAKPIAAGLPLGAFIVREELAGAIPTGQHGTTFGGGPLACRVALEYFSVLEEEHLLDQVTRVGNYLQQNLAALKDRFKMIKEVRGRGFIQAIELDVPTRPIVEQALAESVVFNSTQDTVLRFLPSFLLQEKHVDRGIRVLRKLLGKAKSAKAAAARGN